In Thiomonas arsenitoxydans, the genomic stretch GCGACGAAAATTGACGTACGGATTTCATCGAGGGCTGCAGCCACGCAGGCTGCAACAAGCCCGGATATAAAGCTGCAGTCCATCCTGTCCGTCGACGCACAAGAAGACATGCACAAACGGGAGACGTTCATATAGGTGACCTGCCCCCCGTCAGCCGCCGCGTCCAGGTCAGCCGCATAAGGGGTTTCGACATGTCAGCGCCGGTGGCGGCTTTGGATCAGGATGGCTGGCGGGTTTGCGCTGGAATACGCACGAGTTGATGTGTTCCCCGCTCACGCGGGGATGAACCGCGCGCAGTTATGTGGGCCGTTTGAGTGCTTGCTTACCCTAGCTTCTGCGCCAACTTCTCCGCCTCGATGTGGGTGTAGCGCTTGAGCATGGCGAGTGACTTGTGGCCGGTCATGGAGGCTACTTCCATGACGCCAAGACCTTTCTCGAACAAACGCGACGTGGCTTCGTGGCGTAAGTCATGGAAGCGTAGGTCGATCAGGAATGTGGGGTCGGGCTTGGAGTTGGATGCCGTGCAGTCAGTTTGATACGCCGCCAGCGCACGCACCTTGCAACGCGTCCATGCCTTCTCGAAACTGTCCTTGTTCTGCCAACCGAACACCCGGCCATCGATGCGGCGGGGCAGGGTGCGCAGGGCGTCCAGGGCGGCGCTGGACAGTGCCACGGTTCGGCTTTCACCATTCTTGGTGTCCACCAGATGCGCGGTGCGTCGCGCCAGATCGATGCGCGACCATTCCAGACCTAGCAGTTCACCCAGGCGCATGCTGGTCTCGACGGCCAGCGTGATGATCTGCGGCAGGCCCACCACTTGCGACCGCGCGGCAGCCGCGCCTCGCCGCAATGCATCGAGTTCACCGGGCCGCAGCCGACGATCACGGCCCTTCGGCTTTATCGGCTTGCGAATCGCGCGCACCGGGTTGCCCGCAGGCAAGGTAATGGACATTTCCTGCTCGGCATAAGTGAACAGGTTCGAGAGGGCTGCAAGCCGATGGATAACGGACTGCGCCGCGTAACCTGCCTCGACGAGCTCATTGCGCCACGCCGCCACATCGACACTTCGCACGGCGCTCAGGAATGACGCGCCGAACCGCTCATGTACCACGCGCAGGTTCGACGCAGCACTATGATCCTTTTTCATCGGCAACACATGCTTTGTGTAGAGGGCCACAACCTGATCGATGGTGATCTTCCCTGCGTCGTCGCGTAGCACGGCACGATTGCCGCGTTGGACTTCGCGCTCGACCTCGCGAGCCCAGGCTTCGGCATCGGCTTTCAGATCAAAGGTGCGCGAAATGGACGGCATACCGCGCTGCCTGATTTGTGCGCGCCAACCGTTTTTACGTTGCTCGAAGTAGGCCATCAATTCCCCCTAGATTCCCCCAAATGAGGTAAATAATTCATGCAGAGCAAGCTTTCATGCGGGTTCCAGCCTACTGCATATCGGAATGGGGTGCAGGGGGTCGGAGGTTCGAATCCTCTCGCCCCGACCAAAATTACTAAGTAAATGACCAGTCGTCAGATCTGATCATTGACGGAAAAGCAATAAAAAAGCCCGCCTTAGCGGGCTTTTTCTTTTGGTGCGCATTCCCTAGTAAGGGTTCAAGCTACAGCACGCAATGGGGCTTGCAGGGATTCCAGATGCTGCCGCGCCTCGGCTTCTGGCAGGCGCTGCAGCAGGCGGTTGGCGCCGGAGATCAACGCGCGCACGGAGGCGGTGACGATGTTGGCGTCCATGCCCACTCCGTAGGTGCTGGTGGCCGTTCCTGCGATGGCCATTTCGACGACGGCCGAGGCTTTGGCATCCGCGCCAAGGCCGAGTGCGCGCTCTTCATAGCTGTGCACGGCCAGTGGCAGGCGCAGGGCATGGATGGCCGCGTCGATGGGGCCGTTGCCTTCGCCTGTGAGACTCAGACGTTTGCCATCCACTTCGATTTCGAGGCGAACGCCCTGGCGCTCGCCGTGGTCGCTGAGGTGGTAGCTGTGCAGATGCAGCGGCTGCCCAATCTGCACATACTCTTCATTGAACATCTGCCAGAGTTGTTGTGCGGTGACTTCAGCGCCAGTGGCGTCAGTGTGTTTCTGCACCACGCCGCTGAAC encodes the following:
- a CDS encoding tyrosine-type recombinase/integrase → MAYFEQRKNGWRAQIRQRGMPSISRTFDLKADAEAWAREVEREVQRGNRAVLRDDAGKITIDQVVALYTKHVLPMKKDHSAASNLRVVHERFGASFLSAVRSVDVAAWRNELVEAGYAAQSVIHRLAALSNLFTYAEQEMSITLPAGNPVRAIRKPIKPKGRDRRLRPGELDALRRGAAAARSQVVGLPQIITLAVETSMRLGELLGLEWSRIDLARRTAHLVDTKNGESRTVALSSAALDALRTLPRRIDGRVFGWQNKDSFEKAWTRCKVRALAAYQTDCTASNSKPDPTFLIDLRFHDLRHEATSRLFEKGLGVMEVASMTGHKSLAMLKRYTHIEAEKLAQKLG